Part of the Antennarius striatus isolate MH-2024 chromosome 6, ASM4005453v1, whole genome shotgun sequence genome, ACACTTACTTTTCAAAGACAGATGCATTGTTTAAAATATCTTATGAACAGTCAAGAATTACTGCAACTGAGGTGTTAATTTTGCATACTTTATCACACGACTATTATAAATCTTCTTACCTGAGTCTGAGTCTTCTCTGGACCTCAAACTCTGTTTGAGGTTTGTGATGAGCTGCTCTAACTTGAAAAACTCGTAATTCTTAAGTCTGCAATTGGAAgataaggagaaaaaaaatttaatggcATGGTTATAAGAGAGACAATTTTCACTGCTGTAGTTTTAACTTTCTCACAACCTGCTCGCTAATAGGGGCTCAGTGAACTGTGCTTCAGTCGGAACTCTAATGTTGAGAAATTCCTCCACCAGTGTGCCGTACTGTCCCCCTGAAGCATTCAATTTGGACTGAAAGAAGAAAGCATAAAAAGTCATCTGTCTGCTTGTGTAGTGTGATGTGTCATAATTTAATAGCAATTACACACCTCCGCTTCATTCCATTTGAAGTAAAAGTTGAACAACTGAAGGCCTAAAGCTGAGATTGCCTCATAAAGAGTCTGCATAAAGCTGTGAGGTTTAGATCCTGgggaaaaacataaaatatatcatATCCTTTCTAATGAAGATTTACCgtttgcttttaaaatgaattgCTAGAGACTGTTAGgctgcacatactgtataaatgtAACTGCTCATGCCATACAGTGGTTTGATCTACAGCAATCAATTTGTCACAGTCTTTTttaacgtctttttttttttttttttttacttctaccACTAGATCCAATAAAACAAGTATGTAATCATCAGTGGTCTTCATTTTCCCTGCACTGAATTACTCATCAGTCTTTAAGGTTTAAGTCTTGCTAATGAGACACAGTAATGCTCATCCTGTGCTGACACTTCATGCATTTGAATCAGTGATAGAAGAAGAAACTGCATCGTGGTCTTCCTTAGCTGCTGTGGAGGCAAAATATTTTTGAGAAAGATTAGTGCACTACATTTGGTATTACTCTCAGGAATTGCTTTCTGGCAAAAATATGAATCAAAATTGGTTCTCAGAACTCACCTATTTTATCACATGTCTGATTACCTGATGCTACACTGGCCATGGACAGCAGAAGAGTAGAGGTGAAATGTCCCACGTGCTGAAGCTTTGTCTCTGACAGGTACAGGATTTGATTAACggcatcaaaataaaagtcccTTGAGAAATGTGCCAGCAGAGGCTTGttagaggaggatgaaggaacgGGGATTGACTTGGCCAGCAGCAGAAGAACTGAGGGGAACACTGGGTGGTTTGCAAGCAACTGCATCACCTGGCAACCAAACAGGTAAACAGCCAAGTATTGAGGTGACAGGTTGTCCAGTGTGGTTGGAATAAGTCGACCGTCATTGTTCTCCTGGACAGATTCTTCTGGAGCAGCTGAAACAGATGGAAAAAGTATATATTTTACCTTTTACGTTTGTATAGTTTGTCATGATCATAATTATTATGAGTTCAACTTGTTTTTGGTGCTGTTGGAGTTTGGGTTTTTCCAAGCCTGATTTTGTACCATTAAGGAGATGTTGATAGGTCTCAGTTGTGGCAAGGTTGTGTAAAGACTGTTGGATATTCTGCAGTGTCTTGAATAAAGGGGAAATGCTGATTATCTTTGACAGGTCCTGGTCGCTGAGACAAGGAGCTGTGCTCTGTAGATGCACTGGGAAAGACAGATTCATTTCAACATATTGACATTAACATCCAGTGCCTCTGGAAATGCAGATAGCCTTTTATGTAGATCTGTTCCGTACCTGGCTCATGGGGCAGAGGTTCTGCTTTGGTTAGATTCACTTGTAATAACTGTGGATGACATAGAAAATTAGAAATAACTGCTACCTTATTACCAAAATATGAAGGATGAACAAACACGGATATTTAGGATACCTGTGGGTAACACGTGTTCAGGTTTGTGCATCCAGCTTGCTGCTCACATTCTCTGGCCTCAGATGAACCAGCATGGCAGTACAGGGGAATAGACAAATCCTGGTTCTGCCAAGCTTCTCCTGTCAGTCGGCATAATAGAGCTTCTGCTGACCCGAGAACAGCTCCCAGTAATGATACAGAAGCCCCAGCTGGCATGATCAGAATGAAAAAAGGGTTAACAAAGAGTCTGACATATCTTTAGGCTCTAACAAGACAGcaagaaattatttaaataaggCCCTTTTGTAGTGGGCTACATTCAGTTCCCAACTGAACTAATGCTGTTAAAGGAATACTCTGACCTatctgagaaaaaaatttgattagactgttttaaattctgttttacgTACACCACTGGTAGCCATTAAattttaaaggggtcctattatttTAAAGTGGTCCttcctaacccgaccaactcctataACCTGGTAAACAAAAGCTCCCTGCATCATTAAATATTTGGAGTTTAAGGAATTCATGGCTAGGACCAaatcaaaacgatcggattttgctagagtggcatttgtgacgtcacaaagtgcgctctgtgattggacagagtgattgaccatattgattggttgacatgcccaagggcgtggccatccccgagAGCACAGCAACCATAGCTGCGTGTGTCCACAGCGGTCAtgaacaaacagcctcagcctttatttacagcctaacagatattcactgtcaccaatCAAGGGTTATGTACAACTGACACAAACCCTGCATGTGAAATTATCCAAGCAGAAATCAAAAGgtgaaattacacacacacatacacacacgcacacacacacacacacacacacacacacacacacacacatacagcgtACGTCCttgtctgtaaacatctgttgtcgtcgccactgatttttgtcccaaTTGCAAACAATGTGTGTTTTAAGTTCTTCGCAATGTTTACCGGTCAATAGGATCAGCCCATGCAGTGTTTACATAACGAACAACGGAGTAACGTTCGGCTGAGAAAGCAGCTCAACGATCAGCGCGGAGAAATCAAACACGAGCAAAATAAGAGAGGAATACGTAGTAATagagttactgaaagttaaaaaagttccagagaGGACGCCAGTGCGCACACGTTCAAGAGGCTCCAGCAAACGAAACGCATGTGAAcgtgaggggggaggggtgatagaggcagctcagaggggggaagGGTGGAGATAGAGAGCTGAGAGCCAGGTCCCATCAACACAGAGTGTTTGGGAGTGGAAGCaatttttcaatatttaatCAAGATATTGAGGAGCACGGATCACTTTGgagcaagacatttcaaatacagtgtagttggacatctggcagatgaatgacatgaattaaaaaaagcaaaagatgaGACCTTTAACAGAGAGAAATCGCTAGTCTGGTTCTGTGTGAGGGTCCACCAGCATCTCTAATAAATGTTCATACTTTGGTGTTCTATGTTGAGCTAAGCTGCTGCTACTGgctatattttcatatttatctcAAAGCTATGAAAGAGGGTATGAATGACCAAGGTTCTTTGGAATGGccttctgttttcttctgtAGGATGCATCACTTTATTCCTCACAGTCATGGCTGGGTCAGATCATTTTCTTCAATGAAATCACATATCATCGTTTACCttgtgtgtctctctcccttGCACTGTTGGTAGAAGGATTATCCCTCACTGAATTATGGATTAGCAGCTCTTTAAATAGACTTTTGCTGTCCATGTTCTCAAAGACATTCTGAAAGAAAATATACAGCATTATTTTGCTACACCTTTTAATAATTACATATAgagtaaatttattttcttcaattaATTGAACAATTTGTGATAGTTACACTCACCAAGAGAGTTTCAGTTTCTTGACAAATATTCCTATAAAACTCCTGCGTGTCTTTGCGGTGTCGGTCCAGTTGTGAGGCTATGTGTAGGTTCTGATCCTCCAGTTTGTCATATAAAGTCTTAACATCAAAGTCCTCCAAATCACACAACGTTGACAGACTTCCTAAATATTAGTAAAGATCAGTGTGACATATTTGAAACTCCAGAGAAATAAAGTATCTGTTTGCCAACCTTGTGAATTCAACACATTCTTTCATGTTGACATTGACACAAGATTTCTGAACTAGGTTCAATATGacttcagcagctgtctgcAACTGTTTTGACTGAGGAGGAATATGCAATGCATGATAAGTACTTAAAACTTCAGGGCTAACTAGAATGCAAGAGAGAGCAGCACAAGCAAATATTAGccatcattgtttttattatcatttatcacATGGGTAATCAACTGTTAGCTGGTTATGCCTGACGGTTTCATATAATGACTagcaaatgaacatttaaatgcTCTGTCAAGCAGACTGAATAATAGACTAATTATTACATAAGAATGTCAACTCTACATTAGAGTCTATTTAAAcaccaaagacagaaaaagaacagGCAACTTTATCAAAAAGTCAAGAGTtactgaaaagcattttttcaaagagaaatccatccatccatccatccatccatccatccatccatccatccatccatccatccttaaccataaccctaacactaggCCAGCCGCACCTCCCCAGGGAAGCGTCCAGGACGCATCTGAAACAGATACCCGAGTCACCTCAGCTGGCTACTTGATGTGGAAGAGCAGCAGCTGTACTCCAagttcctccctggtgactgagctctttACGCCATTTCTAAGGCGCCCAGCCTCCCTACGTAGGAAACTCGTTTAAATCagttgtatccaggatcttgtcctttttgGTCATAATACAAAGCTTTGACCATATGTGAGAGTAGGAATACTCTATAGATTTTTCACTCAGCTCCTCCTTCTCTGTGACAGACCTATACAAGGTCTCCATTATTGCAGTTGCTGCACCAATCTTTATGTCAATGTCA contains:
- the LOC137596756 gene encoding uncharacterized protein, which translates into the protein MPAGASVSLLGAVLGSAEALLCRLTGEAWQNQDLSIPLYCHAGSSEARECEQQAGCTNLNTCYPQLLQVNLTKAEPLPHEPVHLQSTAPCLSDQDLSKIISISPLFKTLQNIQQSLHNLATTETYQHLLNAAPEESVQENNDGRLIPTTLDNLSPQYLAVYLFGCQVMQLLANHPVFPSVLLLLAKSIPVPSSSSNKPLLAHFSRDFYFDAVNQILYLSETKLQHVGHFTSTLLLSMASVASGSKPHSFMQTLYEAISALGLQLFNFYFKWNEAESKLNASGGQYGTLVEEFLNIRVPTEAQFTEPLLASRLKNYEFFKLEQLITNLKQSLRSREDSDSGLPPNGTPIQMACVEEEIDRMNESFLQLSVRLQNRAQISKLKQERENSAGDCSVRASPKDMPSLSRNGTLLLELKRRYVSQRLNELQIMLGHIKQCQQHDSESKDGTRGSTQMNNSPTQQGKMECDPA